DNA from Brevibacterium sp. 'Marine':
AGCCTGTGTGAACACGTCGAACTCGTCGTCCACAAACCATCCGCTCCGATCCAGCGGACCTTCGATGATGTGCGCATCCGCGTCGAACGCCACCGCGCTGCCGGCGCAGACGCGGGGGAGACCGAAGCGTATCTCAGCCTCGGGGCGAACCTCGGCGATGCCGCGGACACCCTCGACCAGGCGGTGGCCGCCCTCGACCGGCATCCGGACATCACCGTCACCGGCCGTTCCTCACTCTTCCGCACCGCGCCCTGGGGCGGAGTCGACCAGGACGACTTCCTCAACCTCGGAGTGCTCGTGACCACGACGCTGTCGGCACTCGAGCTGCTGTCGGTGGCACAGGGAATCGAAGTCGCCTGCGGGCGCACGCGCGAACTCAGGTGGGGACCGCGCACCCTCGACATCGACCTCATCCGCTTCGGCGGCGAGGACGCCGAGCAGCACCGCCGGACCCCGCGGCTGACGCTGCCGCACCCACGCGCCCATGA
Protein-coding regions in this window:
- the folK gene encoding 2-amino-4-hydroxy-6-hydroxymethyldihydropteridine diphosphokinase — its product is MTGAEATPDRIELRGLTVRGNHGVFDFEKREGQDFVIDVTLHTSIERAAATDDLAETIHYGELAEDVAGIVENNTFDLIETLADRIADHCLSLCEHVELVVHKPSAPIQRTFDDVRIRVERHRAAGADAGETEAYLSLGANLGDAADTLDQAVAALDRHPDITVTGRSSLFRTAPWGGVDQDDFLNLGVLVTTTLSALELLSVAQGIEVACGRTRELRWGPRTLDIDLIRFGGEDAEQHRRTPRLTLPHPRAHERAFVLAPWAELVGDTLIDTPQGRRPLSAVLAELDDQDISRITSG